The DNA region CCGGCACGGGCACCACGGGCAGCGCCGGCTACAGCCGCGGCGATTCCGAGCCGGCCCGTCCGACCATCGCCCCGACGCCGTCCTACATCGACGAGCCGCGCTCCGGCAGCGGGTTCGCCACCGCCCTGTCGGTGGTCGCCCTGCTGGTCGGCGCCGCCGCCCTGTCGGCGCCCTGGTGGGGTCCGGCCCTGCCCGGCTGGCCGTCGCCGGCCGCTCCCGCCCCCGCCCAGACTTCCGCCTCCGCCCCGGCCGATCCGGCGCTCCGCGCCCAAATCCAGCAACTCGTCGACCGCGTCGGCCAGCTGGAGCAGCGTCCGTCGGCCGAGCCCGGCACTGGCGGCAACGGTGAAACCGCCGACATCGCCGCGCTGACCCAGCGGGTCGACGCGCTGGAACAGCGCCCGGCTGCCGCCGCGCCCGACACCGGCATCGCCGACGCCCAGAAGGCGCTGGCCGACCGGCTGGCCGCGCTGGAGCAGAAGGTCTCCGCCGCCGATGCCGAGGCCCAGACGGTGCAGGAGCTGCGCGGCGAGATCGACTCGCTGAAGCAGCAGGTCGCCAGCGTCAACCAGGCGGTGACGCAGCGCCAGGATGCCGCCACCGCCTCCCAGGCGCTGGTGCTCGCCGCCGGCCAGCTGCGCGCCGCATTGTCGGGCGGCCAGCCGTTCCAGCAGGATCTGCAGGCGGTCCGCGCGCTGAACATCGCCGATCCCGCCGTGACCCAGCCGCTCGACGCCCTGGCGCCTTATGCCGCCAAGGGCATCCCGACCCGCGCCCAGCTGACCGACCGGTTCGAGCCGCTGGCCAGCGAGATCGTCCGCGCCGACATCCGGGGCGAGGGCAACAGCTGGATCGACTCGGCGGTGGGCAAGCTGTCCACCCTGGTCACCGTGCGCCGTGAAGGCGGCGGGGTCGTCGGCACCACCGCCGACGCCGTCGTCGCCCGTGCCGAGGCCGCGCTGAACGAGGGCAACCTCGCCAAGGCGGTGGAGGAGCTGTCGACCCTGCAGGGTCCGGCCGCGCAGACCGTCGGCCCGTGGCTGGCCGACGCCAAGGCGCGTCTGGCCGCCGATCAGGCCGCCCGCCAGCTGAACGACAGCGCCATCGCCCTGATGACCACCGCCGCCGGCGGGAAGGGGACGGCCCAATGACCCGCGCCCTCTGGTTCCTGCTGAAGGTCGCGGTCGTCATTGCGATCGCGATCTGGCTCGCCGACCGTCCCGGCACCGTCAGCATCCATTGGCTGGGCTACGCCGTCGAGGCGCCCTTCTGGGTCGCCCTGCTGGTCACGCTGGCGGCGCTGGGCATCGCGGCGCTGGGCTACCGGCTGCTCCGCGCGCTGATCCTCGCACCGCGGCGCATCCGCCGCCACAGCCGCGCCCGCCGCCGCGAACGCGGCTACCGCGCCCTGACCCAGGGCATGGTCGCCATCGCCGCCGGCGACGCGCCGACGGCGCGCAAGATGGCGCGCAAGGCCGACGGTCTGCTGAACGAGCCGCCGCTGACCATGCTGCTGTCGGCCCAGGCCGCCCAGCTGCAGGGCGACGAGCGCGCCGCGAAGCAGTATTTCGAAGCGATGCTGGAACGGCCGGAGACGGCCTTCCTCGGCATGCGCGGTCTGCTGACCCAGGCGATCAAGTCGGGCGACCGGGTGGAGGCGCTGACCCTCGCCCGCAAGGCGCGCGCGCTGCAGCCCAACACGCCCTGGCTGCTCAACACCCTTTACGACCTGGAGGCGCGGGCCGGTGACTGGGCCGCCGCCGAAGGCACGCTGCAGCAGGCGATCCAGTCCGGCGCCATCCCGACCGAGGAGGGCCGCCGCCACCGCGCCGTCCTGCTGCTGGAGCGCAGCTTCGAGGCGGAGCGCCGCGGCCGCGCCGATTCCGCCCTGTCGCACGCCCAGGCGGCGCACGACATGCTGCCGGGCTTCGTTCCCGCCGCGGTGCGTCTGGCCCGCCTGCAGATCGCCGCCGACCGGCCCAAGCAGGCCGCCAAGGTGGTGGAGCGGGCGTGGCGCAAGTCGCCGCATCCGGAACTGGCCGAGCTCTACCGCGGCCTGGTGTCCAGCTACGACCCGCTGGCCCGCGTCCGCCTGTTCCAGAAGCTGGTGCGTCAGGCCCCGGATTCCGCCGAATCGCATCTCGCCGTCGCCCAGGCCGCCATCGATGCCCAGCTGTGGGGCGAGGCGCGCCAGCACCTGAACC from Azospirillum ramasamyi includes:
- a CDS encoding mitofilin family membrane protein, with translation MTSRPGSDRPGTDRDGDGASTGNAAVDRIVERFGGIRPMAHKLDTPVTTVQGWKKRGAIPLARHADLRTAAAKYRIKLDDADLDAATPSEDRPTDAASAAVITPAETVPVVEPVPTASPADTIPGADTPSAGTTAGPVNELQPSDALIPPATPLGATDGLSDTPKTEAEKAAETKADPLKPADSSKADSSKAASSKPDDVKSDAIKPAPFKADTAKPDMAKPVTAKPATAAASDEPKTASAASSPKPSAGTGTTGSAGYSRGDSEPARPTIAPTPSYIDEPRSGSGFATALSVVALLVGAAALSAPWWGPALPGWPSPAAPAPAQTSASAPADPALRAQIQQLVDRVGQLEQRPSAEPGTGGNGETADIAALTQRVDALEQRPAAAAPDTGIADAQKALADRLAALEQKVSAADAEAQTVQELRGEIDSLKQQVASVNQAVTQRQDAATASQALVLAAGQLRAALSGGQPFQQDLQAVRALNIADPAVTQPLDALAPYAAKGIPTRAQLTDRFEPLASEIVRADIRGEGNSWIDSAVGKLSTLVTVRREGGGVVGTTADAVVARAEAALNEGNLAKAVEELSTLQGPAAQTVGPWLADAKARLAADQAARQLNDSAIALMTTAAGGKGTAQ
- a CDS encoding heme biosynthesis protein HemY, which encodes MTRALWFLLKVAVVIAIAIWLADRPGTVSIHWLGYAVEAPFWVALLVTLAALGIAALGYRLLRALILAPRRIRRHSRARRRERGYRALTQGMVAIAAGDAPTARKMARKADGLLNEPPLTMLLSAQAAQLQGDERAAKQYFEAMLERPETAFLGMRGLLTQAIKSGDRVEALTLARKARALQPNTPWLLNTLYDLEARAGDWAAAEGTLQQAIQSGAIPTEEGRRHRAVLLLERSFEAERRGRADSALSHAQAAHDMLPGFVPAAVRLARLQIAADRPKQAAKVVERAWRKSPHPELAELYRGLVSSYDPLARVRLFQKLVRQAPDSAESHLAVAQAAIDAQLWGEARQHLNRAMEIAPSRRVYRLMAELDRNERHDEDAAKDWLAKAVNAPEDPVWTCDSCGAVSHNWGGLCGHCGAFDSLTWKSPAVPVPLMEPTDIPPVLARPATA